A region of Myxococcus stipitatus DSM 14675 DNA encodes the following proteins:
- a CDS encoding ABC transporter ATP-binding protein, with protein MSNTGGSAPAKLAIEVKGLHKSFGDNEALRGVDLEVPEGTTCVLMGVSGSGKSVLMKHIMGLLKPDRGSVRVNGEEVARMDEAALNQMRRQQGILFQANALFDSLNVYDNVAFPLRERTRMSEGEIRQTVDKTLAMVGLSHATTRFPGELSGGMQKRVGFARAAILQPKILLYDDPTAGLDPLTTASVNEIIFTGKQQLGATSLVITPDVATAFGMADHLALMHEGRVVEYGPPDSFRESQHPAVKAFLHNWLRRRSQKGRAAATG; from the coding sequence ATGAGCAACACGGGTGGTAGCGCGCCGGCGAAGCTGGCCATCGAGGTGAAGGGCCTCCACAAGTCCTTCGGTGACAACGAGGCCCTCCGAGGCGTGGACCTCGAGGTGCCCGAGGGCACCACCTGCGTGCTGATGGGTGTCTCCGGCTCCGGCAAGTCCGTGTTGATGAAACACATCATGGGGCTGCTGAAGCCGGACCGGGGCTCGGTGCGCGTGAATGGCGAGGAGGTGGCGCGGATGGACGAGGCCGCGCTCAACCAGATGCGCCGGCAGCAGGGCATCCTGTTCCAGGCCAACGCGCTGTTCGACTCGCTCAACGTCTACGACAACGTGGCGTTCCCGCTGCGCGAGCGCACGCGCATGTCGGAGGGGGAGATTCGCCAGACGGTGGACAAGACGCTCGCCATGGTGGGCCTGTCGCACGCCACCACGCGCTTTCCGGGCGAGCTCTCCGGCGGCATGCAGAAGCGCGTGGGCTTCGCGCGCGCGGCCATCCTCCAGCCGAAAATCCTGCTCTACGACGACCCCACGGCCGGACTGGACCCGCTCACCACCGCGTCCGTGAATGAAATCATCTTCACCGGCAAGCAGCAGCTCGGCGCCACGTCGCTGGTGATTACACCCGATGTGGCCACGGCCTTCGGCATGGCGGACCACCTCGCGCTGATGCACGAGGGCCGCGTCGTCGAGTACGGCCCGCCGGATTCCTTCCGCGAGTCACAGCACCCCGCCGTGAAGGCGTTCCTGCACAACTGGCTGCGGCGGCGCTCCCAGAAGGGCCGCGCCGCCGCTACGGGCTGA
- a CDS encoding putative metal-binding motif-containing protein, with amino-acid sequence MNCATLAVMRVLSVRVGVLLLVALTACRSNEEGDEDGGVPPLACERSQGVCAGAKRAWVDGAYETVCTARSYGADFEESESRCDGLDNDCDGVTDPSHASRVTALRTTLSASTLSVLKTDNGVFVAVGDNESRVRVLRLGVDLSLQGESTVPLPQKGPNGLTGVLLRAQLVQTKDGLALFHAAELPERGSPAELILVPLDAQGAPIQGQDGKMVEHVLFTLPEQAWRYRVVTSPADDRVMVLWSPTLWQEGVLGQVKGLVTDSRGQVLVAPKVLFTSEQGDTPNPSSVLWLRNGEVLVAMDDTRSVPEGSTVRVRRFSANLEPLGVARTFEMASDPMPTLVDLGAAHGGPVESPALVMRSREAPAWRNQLQVVHDLFNGGLPMTRAEAPPGEIVWHNGFADEGVLRLAWLSVFKDHQAPPPGGSPVLGWNGRLWTQEEGHTSVDRTPGPAYLPLHRYAQWVLMEKLGPKHMGALYMTTTPTEGSILNGARYCVP; translated from the coding sequence ATGAACTGTGCGACGCTGGCGGTCATGCGAGTTTTGTCTGTTCGAGTAGGAGTCCTGCTGCTGGTGGCGCTGACGGCCTGTCGGTCCAATGAAGAGGGGGATGAGGACGGCGGGGTTCCGCCGCTGGCCTGCGAGAGGTCCCAAGGCGTCTGTGCGGGCGCGAAGCGGGCGTGGGTGGATGGGGCATACGAGACGGTCTGCACCGCGCGCTCGTATGGTGCGGACTTTGAAGAGTCCGAGTCGCGCTGTGACGGCCTCGACAATGACTGTGATGGGGTGACGGACCCGTCGCACGCGTCCCGGGTCACGGCGCTGCGCACCACCCTCTCGGCGTCGACCCTCTCTGTCCTCAAGACGGACAACGGCGTGTTCGTCGCCGTGGGTGACAACGAAAGTCGCGTGCGAGTCCTGCGGTTGGGCGTGGACCTGTCGCTCCAGGGGGAGTCGACCGTGCCCTTGCCGCAGAAGGGGCCCAACGGGCTCACGGGGGTATTGCTGCGTGCCCAGCTCGTGCAGACGAAGGATGGGCTGGCCTTGTTCCATGCGGCCGAGTTGCCGGAGCGGGGGAGCCCCGCCGAGCTGATCCTGGTCCCCCTGGATGCGCAGGGTGCTCCCATCCAGGGACAGGATGGGAAGATGGTGGAGCACGTCCTCTTCACCCTGCCCGAGCAGGCGTGGCGCTACCGCGTGGTGACGTCTCCCGCGGACGACCGGGTGATGGTGCTCTGGAGTCCGACCCTCTGGCAGGAAGGTGTGCTGGGGCAGGTGAAGGGGCTGGTGACGGACTCGCGGGGGCAGGTCCTCGTCGCGCCCAAGGTCCTCTTCACGAGCGAGCAGGGCGACACTCCGAATCCGAGCAGTGTCCTCTGGCTGCGCAACGGGGAGGTGCTGGTGGCCATGGACGACACGAGGTCCGTGCCCGAGGGGAGCACCGTGAGGGTGCGCCGCTTCTCCGCGAACCTGGAGCCCCTTGGCGTCGCGCGCACTTTCGAGATGGCTTCCGACCCCATGCCCACCTTGGTGGACCTGGGCGCGGCTCACGGTGGACCCGTGGAGTCGCCCGCGCTGGTGATGCGGTCGCGCGAGGCTCCGGCCTGGAGGAACCAGCTCCAGGTGGTTCACGACCTCTTCAATGGGGGGCTGCCCATGACGCGGGCCGAGGCGCCCCCGGGGGAAATCGTCTGGCACAACGGGTTCGCGGATGAGGGCGTGCTGCGTCTGGCGTGGCTCTCCGTGTTCAAGGACCACCAGGCTCCGCCCCCTGGGGGGAGCCCCGTCCTCGGGTGGAACGGGCGCCTGTGGACGCAGGAAGAAGGCCACACCTCCGTGGACCGGACTCCCGGGCCCGCGTACCTGCCGCTCCACCGCTATGCGCAGTGGGTCCTGATGGAGAAGCTCGGACCCAAGCACATGGGGGCGCTCTACATGACGACCACGCCGACGGAGGGCAGCATCCTCAACGGCGCGCGCTACTGCGTGCCCTGA
- a CDS encoding YncE family protein gives MTPLRLSGIQKSLLVVLALVAFGPALAAPPSFLTFESGQVRPLAMSPDGSRLFAVNTPDNSVSVFKVEDSGLTLQAKVTVGLEPVAVAPRGNDEVWVVNHLSDSVSVVSLTGTPRVVRTLLVGDEPRDIVFAGPKGRAFITTAHRGQHRTHASLAGVPGAGDPQLTTPGVGRADVWVFDPASLGTTLGGTPVRILNLFGDTPRALTVSPDGRTVYAAVFKSGNQTTAVLEELVCEGFNPYLPCLVSGGIYPGGSPGPETNHQGVPAPEVALIVKYDRQFSQWRDELGRNWNNAIRFNLPDQDVFAIDADGLTQKEAFAHVGTTLFNMVTNPVTGTVYVSNTEANNHVRFEGPGVFGGTTVQGHLAETRITAILAGTVMPRHLNKHLDYAKLASEPGFDPTAKAHSLATPLDMVVSRDGRTLYVAAYGSSKVGVFDTQALESDSFDPRLNSGAYIPVSGGGPSGLVLDEARGRLYVMTRFDNAVKVLDLATRTEVGQQVLFNPEPVSVVQGRPVLYDAATFSANGEASCSSCHIFGDMDDLAWDLGNPDDDVTQNPISGRLLATATLLKPHINGSGKVSDFHPMKGPMTTQTMRGMSTSGPMHWRGDRANGFFGVSGSDPNLSFMNFIVAFEGLLGRASKPTLTEMQRFTDFQLQVVLPPNPVRNLDNSLTAAQQRGLNFYAGSRRSDGLPLGEGLGFTCEGCHRLDPSKGFYGTDGQVSFENIPQIVKIPHLRNLYQKVGMFGNANTPFFMAPDSGWMGNQVRGFGMVHDGAVDTIARFLSAIVFIPSIGVGFPLSNPDGTRRDVEQLMLAFDTDLAPIVGQQVTLSSTNAASVGPRIDLLLQRARTPFTSKILGGVVKECELVAKVALGGRVKGFLYNPTGNAFIPDDGTTTTVSDATLRGYAKTVGQEITYTCVPPGSGARIGLNR, from the coding sequence ATGACTCCCTTGCGACTCAGCGGCATCCAGAAGTCCTTGCTGGTGGTGTTGGCGTTGGTGGCCTTCGGGCCTGCCCTCGCCGCGCCGCCGAGCTTCCTGACCTTCGAGAGTGGACAGGTCCGTCCGTTGGCGATGTCTCCAGACGGGAGTCGGCTGTTCGCGGTGAACACGCCGGACAACAGCGTGTCGGTCTTCAAGGTGGAGGACTCGGGGCTGACGTTGCAGGCGAAGGTGACGGTGGGGTTGGAGCCGGTGGCGGTGGCGCCTCGGGGCAATGACGAGGTCTGGGTGGTCAACCACCTGTCGGACAGCGTGAGCGTGGTGTCGCTCACGGGGACGCCGCGCGTGGTGCGCACGCTGCTGGTGGGCGACGAGCCGCGCGACATCGTCTTCGCGGGGCCGAAGGGCCGGGCCTTCATCACCACCGCGCACCGGGGACAGCACCGCACGCATGCCTCCCTCGCCGGGGTGCCGGGCGCGGGAGACCCGCAGCTCACCACGCCGGGCGTGGGGCGCGCGGATGTCTGGGTGTTCGACCCGGCGAGCCTGGGCACGACGCTGGGCGGGACGCCCGTGCGCATCCTGAACCTGTTCGGGGACACGCCTCGCGCGCTGACGGTGAGCCCGGATGGGCGCACGGTGTACGCGGCGGTCTTCAAGTCGGGCAACCAGACGACGGCGGTGCTGGAGGAGCTCGTCTGTGAGGGCTTCAATCCCTATCTGCCCTGTCTGGTGAGCGGCGGCATCTATCCCGGAGGCAGCCCGGGGCCCGAGACCAACCACCAGGGCGTGCCCGCGCCCGAGGTGGCGCTCATCGTGAAGTACGACCGGCAGTTCAGCCAGTGGCGGGACGAGCTGGGGCGCAACTGGAACAACGCGATTCGCTTCAACCTGCCGGACCAGGATGTGTTCGCCATCGACGCGGACGGGCTGACGCAGAAGGAGGCCTTCGCGCACGTGGGCACCACGTTGTTCAACATGGTGACCAACCCGGTGACGGGCACGGTGTACGTGTCCAACACGGAGGCCAACAACCACGTGCGCTTCGAAGGTCCCGGTGTCTTCGGCGGCACCACGGTGCAGGGCCACCTGGCGGAGACGCGCATCACCGCGATTCTCGCGGGAACGGTGATGCCTCGGCACCTGAACAAGCACCTGGACTACGCGAAGCTGGCGTCGGAGCCGGGCTTCGACCCGACGGCGAAGGCGCACAGCCTGGCCACGCCGCTGGACATGGTGGTGAGCCGGGATGGGCGCACGCTCTACGTGGCCGCGTATGGCTCCAGCAAGGTGGGCGTGTTCGACACGCAGGCGCTGGAGTCGGACAGCTTCGACCCGCGCCTGAACAGCGGGGCGTACATCCCGGTGAGCGGCGGTGGCCCCAGCGGCCTGGTGCTGGACGAGGCGCGCGGCCGGCTCTACGTGATGACCCGCTTCGACAACGCGGTGAAGGTCCTGGACCTGGCGACGCGCACGGAGGTGGGGCAGCAGGTGCTGTTCAACCCGGAGCCTGTCTCGGTGGTGCAGGGGCGGCCGGTGCTCTACGACGCGGCGACGTTCTCCGCGAATGGCGAGGCGTCGTGCTCGAGCTGCCACATCTTCGGCGACATGGATGACCTGGCGTGGGACCTGGGCAACCCCGATGACGACGTCACGCAGAATCCGATTTCGGGTCGGCTGCTGGCCACGGCCACGCTGCTCAAGCCGCACATCAACGGCTCCGGCAAGGTGAGCGACTTCCACCCGATGAAGGGCCCCATGACGACGCAGACGATGCGCGGCATGAGCACGTCTGGCCCCATGCACTGGCGAGGCGACCGCGCCAATGGCTTCTTCGGCGTCAGCGGCTCGGACCCGAACCTGTCCTTCATGAACTTCATCGTCGCGTTCGAGGGACTCCTGGGCCGCGCGAGCAAGCCCACCCTGACGGAGATGCAGCGCTTCACCGACTTCCAGTTGCAGGTGGTGCTGCCGCCGAATCCGGTGCGCAACCTGGACAACTCGCTGACGGCGGCGCAGCAGCGGGGGCTGAACTTCTACGCGGGCTCACGCCGCTCGGATGGCCTGCCGCTGGGAGAGGGCTTGGGCTTCACGTGTGAGGGCTGTCACCGGCTGGACCCGTCGAAGGGGTTCTACGGCACGGATGGTCAGGTGAGCTTCGAGAACATCCCTCAGATCGTGAAGATTCCGCACCTGCGCAATCTGTATCAGAAGGTGGGCATGTTCGGGAACGCGAACACGCCGTTCTTCATGGCGCCGGACAGCGGGTGGATGGGGAACCAGGTCCGAGGCTTTGGGATGGTGCACGACGGCGCGGTGGACACGATTGCGCGCTTCCTGTCGGCCATCGTGTTCATCCCGAGCATCGGCGTGGGCTTCCCGCTGAGCAACCCGGATGGGACGCGGCGGGACGTGGAGCAACTGATGCTCGCGTTCGACACGGACCTGGCGCCCATCGTGGGACAGCAGGTGACGCTGAGCAGCACGAACGCGGCGAGCGTGGGGCCGCGCATCGACCTGCTGCTGCAGCGGGCGCGCACGCCGTTCACCTCGAAGATTCTGGGCGGGGTGGTGAAGGAGTGTGAGCTGGTGGCGAAGGTGGCGCTGGGGGGGCGCGTGAAGGGCTTCCTCTACAACCCGACGGGCAATGCGTTCATCCCGGATGACGGCACCACGACCACCGTGTCGGATGCCACCTTGCGGGGGTATGCCAAGACGGTGGGGCAGGAGATAACCTACACCTGCGTGCCGCCGGGCTCCGGGGCACGAATCGGTCTCAATCGCTGA
- a CDS encoding AraC family transcriptional regulator has protein sequence MSSPATVLTSWALTLHRTLELRGVDAQALFVKAGLDPALLGDANARYPQEGMTRLWRLAVENSADPAIGLQMARHVAPTTFHAVGYRLNASSTLREAFERLVHAVALVSDGLRPAFTRDGDCYQVLLYDGGGGPHLCEEETDAVAYLLVRFCRVMYRRELSPREVLLRRAAPADLTPYEKLFRCKLTFGAEADVLVYERLPFEVTLPGANPELARINDELIVRHLARQAGQDVVARVRAVLLELLPQGEPSQEKVAERLHMSSRSLQRKLVESGSGFRELLAETRRTQALSYLSEPGRSVSEIAYLLGFSEVSTFTRAFRRWTGQPPSRFGAPARARSGS, from the coding sequence ATGAGCTCTCCGGCGACCGTTTTGACGAGCTGGGCTCTCACGCTCCACCGCACGCTGGAGCTGCGCGGAGTGGATGCCCAGGCGTTGTTCGTGAAGGCGGGGTTGGACCCGGCGCTGCTGGGCGACGCGAATGCGCGCTATCCCCAGGAAGGGATGACGCGCCTGTGGCGGCTGGCGGTGGAAAATTCGGCGGACCCGGCCATCGGGCTGCAGATGGCTCGGCACGTGGCGCCCACGACGTTCCACGCGGTGGGCTACCGGCTCAATGCGTCCAGCACGCTGCGCGAGGCGTTCGAGCGGCTGGTGCACGCGGTGGCGCTGGTGTCGGACGGGCTGCGCCCGGCGTTCACGCGGGATGGGGATTGCTATCAGGTGCTGCTCTATGACGGGGGCGGCGGGCCGCACCTGTGCGAGGAGGAGACGGACGCGGTGGCCTATCTCCTGGTGCGCTTCTGCCGGGTGATGTACCGGCGGGAGCTGTCGCCTCGGGAGGTGCTGCTGCGTCGCGCGGCGCCCGCGGACCTGACGCCCTACGAGAAGTTGTTCCGGTGCAAGCTGACGTTCGGCGCGGAGGCGGATGTGCTCGTGTACGAGCGCCTGCCGTTCGAGGTCACCCTGCCGGGGGCCAATCCGGAGCTGGCGCGCATCAATGACGAGCTCATCGTCCGGCACCTGGCCCGGCAGGCGGGACAGGACGTGGTGGCGCGGGTGCGCGCGGTGTTGCTGGAGCTGCTGCCGCAAGGAGAGCCGTCGCAGGAGAAGGTGGCGGAGCGGCTGCACATGAGCTCGCGCAGCCTCCAGCGGAAGCTGGTGGAGTCGGGCTCGGGGTTCCGGGAGCTGCTCGCGGAGACGCGGCGGACCCAGGCCCTCTCGTACCTCTCCGAGCCGGGGCGGTCGGTGAGCGAAATCGCGTACCTGTTGGGTTTCTCGGAGGTGAGCACCTTCACGCGCGCGTTCCGGCGGTGGACGGGGCAGCCACCGAGCCGCTTCGGTGCTCCGGCGAGGGCTCGCTCGGGTTCGTGA
- a CDS encoding double-CXXCG motif protein, with translation MFRATPTFPPRSSWGLQASSKWWLPGIHCPTCDEVWSGTGEAYPSVDLSSLAEHPKFTARVEEDFEEFTRLRELVRPLAPEGAVLEPGANFGPLVGTGRGTPPPLFFATPWQPVMQREALEQLQSLGLQGLLGCRTELRLRSKAAPELLELQLESRGELHPTCLPRNLPQPCSTCGRLAFSFPSAPLLDWASLPTDRDLFRLSHFKTAIIATERFIDAVRSLDIDDVQFRELPAR, from the coding sequence ATGTTCCGAGCCACCCCTACGTTTCCTCCGCGCTCCTCCTGGGGGCTCCAGGCGAGTTCGAAGTGGTGGCTCCCCGGAATCCATTGCCCGACCTGCGATGAGGTCTGGAGCGGCACGGGTGAAGCGTATCCGTCCGTGGACCTGTCGAGCCTGGCGGAGCACCCGAAGTTCACCGCTCGGGTGGAGGAAGACTTCGAGGAGTTCACTCGACTCAGAGAGCTGGTGCGTCCCCTGGCGCCAGAGGGCGCGGTGCTTGAACCAGGCGCGAACTTCGGCCCGCTGGTGGGCACGGGAAGAGGAACACCGCCTCCGCTCTTCTTCGCGACGCCCTGGCAACCCGTCATGCAGCGCGAAGCGCTTGAGCAACTCCAGAGTCTGGGGCTTCAAGGGCTGTTGGGATGTCGGACCGAGCTGCGGCTCCGCAGCAAGGCCGCCCCCGAGCTGCTCGAGCTTCAGCTCGAGTCACGTGGAGAGCTGCACCCCACCTGCCTGCCGCGAAACCTGCCCCAGCCGTGCTCGACCTGCGGCCGACTCGCCTTCAGCTTTCCCAGCGCCCCGCTCCTCGACTGGGCATCCCTTCCAACAGACCGAGACTTGTTCCGACTCTCCCACTTCAAGACCGCCATCATCGCCACGGAACGGTTCATCGATGCAGTGAGGAGCCTCGACATCGACGATGTGCAGTTCCGCGAACTACCGGCGCGTTAG
- a CDS encoding GNAT family N-acetyltransferase, with product MSKSQVVVIDHGATELQAAFCEYVPRVFRTVDFRRWCAWGEWREEYRAFSVMEEGRVVANASVSRMCLRVEGREVEGYQLGAVGCVPERRGQGLSRVVMEAALDFCGSAPVMLFANKNVLGFYPRFGFVPREQRLFGVSLSVEPAGVLAPEVDLSEARAREELVALAAEGVAVTERFGARRHGHIATWYAAANFARPLRRLREDAWVFAGVEDGVLHIEDVYAREVFDLRPHLARLIDQPVKEVRFGFTPERWWPGAEVVGEDTDADLFVRNLPLPMGPDRFPVMART from the coding sequence ATGTCGAAGTCGCAGGTCGTGGTCATCGACCACGGTGCCACCGAGCTTCAAGCCGCCTTCTGTGAGTACGTGCCGCGAGTCTTCCGCACGGTCGACTTCCGTCGCTGGTGTGCGTGGGGAGAGTGGCGCGAGGAGTACCGGGCGTTCAGCGTGATGGAGGAAGGGCGCGTGGTGGCGAACGCCTCCGTGTCACGGATGTGTCTGCGGGTGGAGGGGCGGGAGGTGGAGGGGTATCAGCTCGGCGCGGTGGGTTGTGTGCCGGAGCGCAGGGGGCAGGGCTTGTCGCGCGTGGTGATGGAGGCGGCGCTCGACTTCTGTGGGAGCGCGCCGGTGATGTTGTTCGCGAACAAGAACGTGCTCGGGTTCTATCCGCGCTTCGGCTTCGTGCCTCGGGAGCAGCGGTTGTTCGGGGTGTCGTTGAGCGTGGAGCCGGCGGGGGTGTTGGCGCCGGAGGTGGACTTGTCGGAGGCGCGTGCGCGTGAGGAGTTGGTCGCACTGGCGGCGGAGGGGGTGGCCGTGACGGAGCGCTTCGGAGCGCGGCGGCATGGGCACATCGCGACGTGGTACGCGGCGGCGAACTTCGCGCGGCCGCTGCGCCGGTTGCGAGAGGACGCGTGGGTGTTCGCGGGGGTGGAGGATGGGGTGCTGCACATCGAGGACGTCTATGCGCGAGAGGTCTTCGATTTGAGGCCGCACCTGGCGCGGTTGATTGACCAGCCCGTGAAGGAGGTGCGGTTCGGCTTCACGCCCGAGCGCTGGTGGCCCGGCGCGGAGGTGGTGGGTGAAGACACGGACGCGGACCTGTTCGTGCGCAACCTGCCGCTGCCTATGGGGCCGGACCGGTTCCCGGTGATGGCTCGGACTTGA
- a CDS encoding linear amide C-N hydrolase produces MCTDFLIVASDKSVVNGRSMEFGVDLGSEILVRAPGSKFISPSPHGLLNGLSWTSSYGYVGLTAKDSLPIIVDGINTAGLSTGSLWLPGSRYPKVTVNAKALTLAQFPGWVLGNFSTVAEVRSALLEGVAQVWESDWLARYLPLHFPIHDAQGNSLVVEFLDGELHLHDNPVSVLTNAPPFPVQLQNLRNYVGLSPYDAKPVQLGSETFSQPGHGSGLHGIPGDAMPPSRFVRATYLKQFARPVANATEATSLAFHILNSVDIPKGTVRSVNDKTQREEDDYTQWTVAKDLTHTVFNVRFYEDQLIYSVNLKTLDFGAADGKTFVVPSSPASIDLTPKLTR; encoded by the coding sequence ATGTGCACTGACTTCCTCATCGTTGCCTCGGACAAGAGCGTGGTGAATGGACGCAGCATGGAGTTCGGGGTCGACCTCGGCTCCGAAATCCTGGTCCGTGCTCCTGGCTCCAAGTTCATCTCGCCCTCGCCCCACGGCCTCCTCAACGGCCTGTCGTGGACGTCCTCCTACGGCTACGTGGGCCTCACCGCCAAGGACAGCCTCCCCATCATCGTCGATGGAATCAACACCGCCGGCCTCTCCACCGGCAGCCTCTGGCTCCCCGGCTCCCGCTACCCCAAGGTCACCGTCAACGCCAAGGCCCTGACGCTCGCGCAGTTCCCTGGCTGGGTGCTCGGCAACTTCTCCACCGTGGCCGAGGTCCGCTCCGCCCTCCTCGAAGGCGTCGCCCAGGTCTGGGAGAGCGACTGGCTCGCCAGGTACCTCCCCCTCCACTTCCCCATCCACGACGCCCAGGGCAACAGCCTGGTCGTCGAGTTCCTCGACGGCGAGCTCCACCTCCACGACAACCCCGTCTCCGTGCTCACCAACGCACCGCCCTTCCCCGTCCAACTCCAGAACCTGCGCAACTACGTGGGCCTCTCCCCCTACGACGCGAAGCCTGTCCAGTTGGGCAGCGAGACCTTCTCCCAGCCCGGCCACGGCAGCGGCCTGCACGGCATCCCCGGCGACGCCATGCCGCCCTCCCGCTTCGTCCGCGCCACCTACCTCAAGCAGTTCGCCCGCCCCGTCGCCAACGCGACCGAGGCCACCAGCCTCGCCTTCCACATCCTCAACTCCGTCGACATCCCCAAGGGCACCGTCCGCTCCGTCAATGACAAGACCCAGCGGGAGGAGGATGACTACACGCAGTGGACCGTGGCCAAGGACCTCACCCACACCGTCTTCAACGTGCGCTTCTACGAGGACCAGCTCATCTACTCGGTGAACCTCAAGACGCTCGACTTCGGCGCCGCCGACGGGAAGACCTTCGTCGTCCCGTCCAGCCCCGCGTCCATCGACCTCACCCCGAAGCTCACCCGCTGA
- a CDS encoding LysR substrate-binding domain-containing protein yields MLELRHFKLIAAVADTGSLVSASRQLHLTSSALSHQLRDAEERLGVQLFQRRQRRLLLTDAGEKLLTSARRVLNEVAQAEAVCRAHPKDDLLRLSTGCYTVYGWLPPLLGQWQGEYPRAELRIVLEATRQPLDALLSGGLDLALTTDVPPHAKLARTALFTDELMLVVPAGHALARRAHVTAEELASEHLLTYAAPREQLDIFTRVFWPANVEPQRVSPVPLTEALIELVRGGMGVTALPGWMLPAQGQGLHALRLTPRGIRRRWSAVTRVSRQRPASLTRFVQLLRERFASEGPKAPPLLLGTG; encoded by the coding sequence ATGCTCGAGCTTCGTCACTTCAAGCTGATTGCCGCGGTGGCTGACACGGGGAGCCTGGTCTCGGCGAGCCGGCAGCTCCACCTCACGTCCTCGGCGCTGAGCCACCAGCTTCGCGACGCGGAGGAGCGGCTGGGCGTTCAGCTCTTCCAGCGCCGCCAGCGTCGGCTGCTGCTGACGGACGCGGGGGAGAAGCTGCTCACCTCGGCGCGGCGGGTGTTGAACGAAGTGGCGCAGGCGGAGGCGGTGTGTCGCGCGCATCCGAAGGACGACCTGCTGCGGCTCAGCACGGGCTGCTACACGGTCTACGGCTGGCTGCCGCCCCTCCTCGGACAGTGGCAGGGGGAGTATCCGCGCGCGGAGCTGCGCATCGTCCTGGAGGCCACACGCCAGCCGCTCGACGCGCTGCTGAGCGGCGGACTGGACCTCGCGTTGACCACGGATGTGCCCCCGCACGCGAAGCTGGCGCGGACCGCGCTCTTCACGGATGAGCTGATGTTGGTGGTTCCGGCGGGCCATGCGTTGGCTCGGCGTGCGCACGTCACGGCGGAGGAGTTGGCGTCGGAGCACCTGCTCACGTATGCGGCGCCGCGTGAGCAGCTCGACATCTTCACGCGGGTCTTCTGGCCGGCGAATGTCGAGCCGCAGCGCGTCTCTCCCGTGCCACTCACCGAGGCGCTCATCGAGCTGGTGCGGGGAGGCATGGGGGTGACGGCGCTGCCGGGTTGGATGCTTCCGGCGCAAGGGCAGGGGTTGCACGCGCTCCGGCTCACGCCTCGGGGGATTCGCCGACGCTGGAGCGCGGTGACCCGGGTGTCTCGTCAGCGGCCGGCCTCGTTGACGCGCTTCGTGCAACTGCTGCGGGAGCGCTTCGCCTCGGAGGGACCGAAGGCGCCCCCGCTGCTGTTGGGGACTGGGTGA